A segment of the Candidatus Palauibacter polyketidifaciens genome:
CGCCGATCCGGGAACTTGCGGCGCGACTCGTATGCGTAGTCCACCGCACGGTCCACGCCGTAGCAGAAACCGGAACTCTTCGCGAGACGCAGGAGGATTCGCCCGGCCTGAAGCTCGAAGTCCCGCTCCCTGATGAGGGAGACGATGGCGCTCCCGTACTCGAAATCGATCACCGGCTGGATCTCCTTCTTCAGACCCAGCCCGCGCCGGTAATAGCGTTCCTCCGCGGTCGACGCCTTGCGACCGCCCGCACTCAGTGTCTGTTTCGTCATACCCTGAAGATGGCAAAGTCCCGCGCGGCTGCCAAGCAAGCGGCGTTGGCTGCCGTCTTGACGCACACCGCCCGCATCGGCAGACCTCTACGGGCGTCGTTGCGCCAGATCGGCGGATGCAGGGGTCCGGCCGGTGAAACCGGCGGGCCCGAAACCTGCACCGGAAGACGCGAACCCGACGGGCGCACGCACGTCGCGCGAGGACCTGGAAGCTACGCGAGCATGAGCGAAGAAAACGGACGCAAGGATCAGGCTGAAGCGCTGCCCGCCGAAAACGGCGGCGTTATGGTCGAGATGAAGGTCGCCGAGGTGGAGGGCGCCGAAGCCGCAGCCCCCGCCGAAGAGACGGAACCCGGGCGCAAGAGCGACTCGAAGCGCCTGCGGCTGCCCGTGCTCCCCCTCAGGGGTACGGTCGTCTTCCCCGCCGTGGCCGCGCCGATCGCCGCGGGCCGGGACAAGACCATGAAGGCCATCGACCGGGCGATCGCGGGGGAGAAGCTGCTCTTCGCCGTCGCCCAGCTCGATGCCGAAATCGAGAGGCCGGACCCCGAGCACCTTTACCGCATCGGGACCGTGTGCCGAATCGCGCAGATGCAGAAGGTGCCCGGCGGCATCCAGATGGTCATCCAGGGAGACACCCGCGCCGCCGCCCTCGAGTACGCCGAGCGCGACGGATACCTCGAGGTCGTCGCGCGGGAGATGGACGACATGGATCCGCTCGACCCCGAAGAGCGGGCCTTCGCGGCTCTCTACAAGGAGGTCCATGAGAGATCCGCGGAAGTCAGCCGGCTGCGCGGCGTCCCGAAGGAGATCGTCGACCACCTCCTGGGCGGGGTGTCGACGCCCGGCGAACTCGCCGATCTCGTCGCCTTCTACACGGAGCTCGAGGTCGAGGAGAAGCAGGAACTCCTCGAGACCCTCTCCGTCGAGGCGCGGCTGCGCTCGCTGCTCGTGCACCTGCAGAAGCAGATCGGCCTGCTGGAGGCGCAGGAGGAGATCCGCGAGCAGGTCCAGGAAGAGCTGGGGGAGAGGCAGCGCGAGATCTTCCTGCGCGAGCAGATGAAGGCGATCCAGAAGGAGCTGGGCGAGGACATCGACTCCCAGGAGGCGAACGACCTCCGCGAGCGCATCGAGGCGCTCGAGTTGCCGGAGGAGGCGCGCCAGGAAGTCGACCGCGAGCTTCGGCGTCTCGAGCGCATCCCGCGCGAGTCCGCGGAGGCTCAGGTCGTGCGGACCTATCTGGAGATCGTCGCGGACCTCCCCTGGTCCGAGACGACCGAGGAACAACTGGACATCCCCCGGGCCGAAGAGGTCCTGGAACGGGATCACTACGGACTTCAAGATGTGAAGGACCGGGTGCTCGACTTTCTGGCGGTGCGGAAGCTCCAGGAAGAGACGCGGTTGCGCGAAGCTCGCGAGCTGGAGGCCGAAAGCGGATCGGAGGCGGCGGACGACGCGGAGCCGGACGGCGACGTCGAGGCGAGCGGCGACGCGGAGAGCGGGGCGTCGGGGAACGGCGACGCGGAGGGCGAGGCGGATGGGACAGCCTCCGATGGGGGGGAATCCGACGAGGCGGAGGCCGACCCGGTACCGGGATACGAGGACGACCGCGCGGGGGAGACGCTGCTCTTCGTCGGGCCGCCGGGCGTGGGCAAGACCTCCATCGCCCGTTCCATCGCCGACGCCATGGGCCGCAAGTACGTCCGCGTGTCGCTCGGCGGCGCGCGCGACGAGGCGGATATCCGCGGACACCGGCGCACGTACGTGGGCGCGATGGCCGGCCGCATCATCGAGGGACTGAAGCGTGCGGGCACGAAGAACCCCGTGTTCCTCCTGGATGAGATCGACAAGCTGGGCGTGTCCTTCCAGGGCGACCCCTCGGCCGCGCTGATGGAGGTGCTCGATCCGGCGCAGAACGAGGCGTTCGTGGACCACTACCTCGGGGTGCCCTTCGATCTCTCCGAGGTGCTGTTCATCGCCACGGCGAACGTCTTCGAGCAGATCCCCGGACCGCTGCGCGACCGAATGGAGGCGATCGAGTTCCGCGGCTACACGGAAGCCGAGAAGCTCGAGATCGCGCGCCGTTTCCTCCTGCCCCGGCAGAAGCGACGGAACGGCCTGCTCCCGGAGCAGGTCGAGGTCGACGAGGGCGCGATTCGGGCGATCATCACCCGCTACACGCGCGAGGCCGGCGTGCGGCAGCTCGAACGCGAACTCGGTTCGGTCTGCCGGAAGTCCGCGCGAAAGATCGCGACGGGATCCTCGGAGGCGACCGTGGACGCGGACGACCTGCGCGAACTGCTGGGCCGGCCGAAGGTGCATGCCGCCGAAAAGATGGAGGAGGACGCGGTCGGCGTGGCGACGGGCATGTTCTACACGCCCGTGGGCGGGGACATCATGCTCGTCGAGACCCGGGTCCTGAAGGGCAAGGAGGGGCTCGTCCTCACGGGGCAGCTCGGCGACGTCATGAAGGAGAGCGCGCAGGCCGCCCTCACCTTCGCGCGCAGCCACGCGAACGGGCTCGATCTCACGGAGGAACGGCTACGGGATCACGAGATTCACATCCATGTCCCGGCCGGAGCCATCCCCAAGGAGGGCCCGTCGGCGGGCATCGCCATGGCGGTGGCGCTCGTGAGCGCCCTTGGCGACCACCCCGTGCGGCACGATGTCGCGATGACGGGCGAGATCACGCTGTCCGGCCGCGTGCTCCCGATCGGCGGCGTGAAGGAGAAGGTGCTCGGGGCCGCGCGCGCGGGGATCAACGAGATCATCCTCCCGGCGATCAACGAGGGCGACCTGGAGGATCTCCCGGATCACGTGTGCGAGCAGCTCGAGTTCCACCTCGTGGAAACGCTCGACGAAGCGCTCGCCGCGGCGCTCGCCAACGGCTCGCTCGAAGGAGGGGCGCTCGCCTTTGCGGAGTAGCGGGCGGGACGCCTCCGGCTAGGCGTCCGCCTCCGATCCCGCCACGTATCCGACGATGTCCTCGATCGCGTCAAGCATGATGTGTGGGCGTTCGATCACCAGTTCCCGCTCCGAGAACGGCCCCCAGAGCGCGGCGACCGTCGTCACGCCGGCCGCGTGTCCCGCCCGCATGTCCCACACCGAGTCGCCCACGTAGGCGGCGGTCTCGGCGGCGGCGTCCAGCCGCTCCAGCGCGAGGCGGATGGGGGCCGGGTCGGGCTTGTGCGGCACGGGCTCATCGGACGTGACGATTACGTCGAACAGCGCCTGATCCAGCGCGCACGCCGCCAGGCTGCGGGCGGTTCCGGCGCTCGCCTTGCTCGTGACCACGCCCACGCGCACACCCCTTTCCCGGAGTTGAACGAGCGTCTCGGCGACACACGGAAAGGAACGGATAAGCCGTTCGTGTTCCCGGAAGTTGTGGTCGATGTAGGTGTCGACCATGGCCTGAACTTCCTCGGCCGAGTCCACGAGATAGCCGAGTTGGGTCCGCAGCGGCTGGCCCAGCGTCCTCAGCCACACTTCGTCGGGGGGCGGGTCCTCGAAGTGGGTCCTCATCGTATGGCGCCAGGACTCGGCGATGAGGTGGGTCGAGTCCACGAGCGTCCCGTCGAGGTCGAAGAGGATCGTTTCCAGCGGGCGGCGCGGTGACATGGGGAGCGAGGGTGCCGACCCGCGGGCGTAGCGTCAACCCCCGCAGCCGATGGCTTTGCCACGCGCTGCCGCAGCGCCGATAATCGGGCCATGGACGAGAGGAAGACTGTAACCGGCGACGACGATGCCGGGACGACCGCACCACGCGCGGGCGGAGCGGGAGAGATCAGGAAGATCGCGATCAACACCGGCGGGGGCGACGCGCCGGGGCTGAACGCGGTGATCCGGGCCATCGTGCTGAGCGCCCGCCGCCGCGGCTGGAGCGTGGTGGGCATCGAGAACGGCTACGGGGGCCTGCTGCCCGACGATCCCGGGCGGGTGATTCCGCTGGGGGCCGACGAGGTGCGGGGGATCACGCACCGTGGCGGGACGATTCTGGGCACGACGAACCGTTCCGATCCGTTCGCGTGGCCGGTGCGCCTGCCGGACGGTTCGATCGAGGCGCAGGACCGGTCCGGAGAGATTATCGAGAGCCTCCGGGAGCATGGCATCGACGCGTTGATCGCGATCGGCGGGGACGGCAGTCTCGACCTCGCACACCGGCTGTCGAAGCGCGGGCTCCCGGTAGTCGGCGTGCCGAAGACGATCGACAACGACCTCTGCGGAACGAGCCTTACGTTCGGGTTCCTCACTGCGGTGGCGACGGCAACCGACGCGATCGGGAAGCTTCACTCCACGGCGGAGAGCCACCGCCGCGTCATGGTGGTGGAGGTGATGGGACGGGACGCCGGCTGGATCGCGCTCTACAGCGGGCTGGCCGGCTCGGCCGACGTCATCCTCATCCCCGAGATCCCCTTCGACATCGAGAGAGTGTGCGACAAGATCCGCGAGCGTGAGGCCGCGGGGCGCGAATTCAGCATCGTCTGCGTGGCGGAGGGCGCAAAGCCCGCCGGAGGCGAGATGGTGACGAAGACCGTCCACGGCGGGGGAGACGACCAGGAGCGGCTGGGCGGGCTGGGCGACCTGGTGGCGCGCGAGATTGCCCGGCGCACGGGGAAGGAGACGCGATCGCTGACGCTGGGGCATCTGCAGCGCGGCGGCCAGCCGACCTCCTACGACCGCGTCATCTCGCTGCGCTTCGGCGCCGCCGCCGTGCGGTGCGTGGCCCGCGGCCGATTCGGGACGATGGTCGCACTCGATCCGCCGCACGTGCGGGCGATCCCGCTCGGCGAAGCGCTCGCCAATCTCAAGCTGGTGCCGGTGGACGGCGACATCGTGATGACCGCCCAGGCGATCGGGGTCAGCCTCGGCGACTGACCCCGAAGCCGGCGTACGCGGTCGCCTCCCACGCAACTGTGCATCGGGGGGTGCAGATTGTCATTTCGATTGACAATCTGCACCCCCTTTTCGAGGGTTCGTCAGTCTAGCGCGTGGCGGCGGCGTAGCGGGCGGACACTGCGGCCCAGTCCACCACGTCCCAGAAGGCGGCAAGGTAATCCGCCCGGCGGTTCTGGTAGTTCAGGTAGTACGCGTGCTCCCACACGTCCACGCCCAGGAGCGGCGTGTCTCCCTGCATCAGCGGGCTGTCCTGGTTCGCGGTCGAGTAGACGGAGAGTTCGCCGCCGCTCCCGGCCACGAGCCACGCCCAGCCGCTGCCGAAGCGGGTGAGCCCTGCCTGCTGGAAGGCCGCCTTGAAGTCGTCGAAGGAGCCGTAGGCGCCGTCAATCGCGGCCGCGAGGTCGCCCGAGGGGGCCCCGCCGCCGTCCGGAGACATGGACGTCCAGAACAGCGAGTGGTTCGAATGGCCGCCGCCGTGGTTTCGCACCGCCCCGCGGATCGATTCGGGGACGTTGTCGATGCCGCGCAGCAGGGCCTCCAGCGACAGGCTCGCGAGGTCGTCGTGACCCTTGAGGGCGCCGTTCAGCATGTTCACGTACACCTGGTGATGCTTGCCGTGGTGGATCTCCATCGTGCGTGCGTCGATCGTCGGTTCGAGCGCATCGTGGGCGTACGGCAGGTCGGGCAAGGCGTGCATCCTACCTCCTCGGAATCAAGAGGCCCCGGTCGGGGGCCATCGTGACGAATGCCGGTGTTTCAGAACGCTTCGGCAAGGTATGCGCGGGGTGGGGACCGTGACCAGCCGTCCGCCGGCGGCGGGCCGTGACCAGCCGCCCCGCCGCGGCGGGCCGTGACCCCCTTCCCATCCGTCTCGTCTATCTCCTGTCCAATCGCTTCACCCATGAAGGGAGGGATCGCGGTGGCGGGAAGGTGTCGTGCCCCAGTGGCGGGGCTGCTCATGCTGGCGGCCGTGGGTTGCGCGGAAGAGCGGGGCATCATCGGACCGCCGCTGCCCGATCCCCCCTTCGATCCGGAGCTGGCGGCGAACTCCATCTACTCGCTCCGGTACGCCGCGGACAACGCGATCGTGGCGCAGGTGCGGACGATCGCCGAGGTGCTCGGGCTTGCCGAACCCCGGGGGAATCGGGTGGCCCACTCCGAGCTCCGCGACTCGTCGGATCGTGTCGATCTCCTCCGCACGCTTGAGCCGCGTTCGCTCGAACGCGCGGTGGCGAACGTTGCCGCGAGTCGCGCATCTGGCGCGAAGACGCCGCTCTTCCCGATCAACTTTCTCGGCAAGGAGTTCATCTTCGACGCGTCCATCGACGCGTATGTGGAGTACGGGGACGGCGGTCCGGAAAACGGGGTCCGGTTCGAGCTGTATGTTGTCGACCTTTCCTCCGGCCTCCCCGCGCTTCCGCTGCAGCCGTTCGGATTCGTGGATCTCACGGACGAGAGCGACGCGGTATCCGCGCGGCTGCGGATGCGGGCCTTCGATACGAGCGGGGGCGGGACCCGGCGCGTCGCGGACTACCTCGTGGACGGCGCCTTCGCATCCGACGCGAACGGGGTGTCCGTGAGCCTGCTCGCCGAAGGCTTCGCGGAAGACCAGAACGGGCGCTTCGACTTCGAACTCGACGAGTTGCTGGAGTTCGATGACGCAGCCGGCATGACGTATGTCACGTCGAAACACCGGGTGCTCTCGGCCGAGGGGACGGAGGTACGATTGCAGGTCGGTGGCGGCCTGTCCGCGGACGGGTCGCACGCGGATCTCCGCTTCCGCATGGACCTCGATGGCTCGGCCGGGCGTACGCTCGTCGACCTCGCCGTCGTGAACGGGGCGCAGAACGGGGAGATCCGCCAGGCGGGGCGCGTGGAAGCTCTCGTGGAGGGCACCGTCGAAGCGCCCGTCTTCATCGAC
Coding sequences within it:
- a CDS encoding superoxide dismutase, yielding MHALPDLPYAHDALEPTIDARTMEIHHGKHHQVYVNMLNGALKGHDDLASLSLEALLRGIDNVPESIRGAVRNHGGGHSNHSLFWTSMSPDGGGAPSGDLAAAIDGAYGSFDDFKAAFQQAGLTRFGSGWAWLVAGSGGELSVYSTANQDSPLMQGDTPLLGVDVWEHAYYLNYQNRRADYLAAFWDVVDWAAVSARYAAATR
- a CDS encoding HAD-IA family hydrolase translates to MSPRRPLETILFDLDGTLVDSTHLIAESWRHTMRTHFEDPPPDEVWLRTLGQPLRTQLGYLVDSAEEVQAMVDTYIDHNFREHERLIRSFPCVAETLVQLRERGVRVGVVTSKASAGTARSLAACALDQALFDVIVTSDEPVPHKPDPAPIRLALERLDAAAETAAYVGDSVWDMRAGHAAGVTTVAALWGPFSERELVIERPHIMLDAIEDIVGYVAGSEADA
- the lon gene encoding endopeptidase La, which encodes MSEENGRKDQAEALPAENGGVMVEMKVAEVEGAEAAAPAEETEPGRKSDSKRLRLPVLPLRGTVVFPAVAAPIAAGRDKTMKAIDRAIAGEKLLFAVAQLDAEIERPDPEHLYRIGTVCRIAQMQKVPGGIQMVIQGDTRAAALEYAERDGYLEVVAREMDDMDPLDPEERAFAALYKEVHERSAEVSRLRGVPKEIVDHLLGGVSTPGELADLVAFYTELEVEEKQELLETLSVEARLRSLLVHLQKQIGLLEAQEEIREQVQEELGERQREIFLREQMKAIQKELGEDIDSQEANDLRERIEALELPEEARQEVDRELRRLERIPRESAEAQVVRTYLEIVADLPWSETTEEQLDIPRAEEVLERDHYGLQDVKDRVLDFLAVRKLQEETRLREARELEAESGSEAADDAEPDGDVEASGDAESGASGNGDAEGEADGTASDGGESDEAEADPVPGYEDDRAGETLLFVGPPGVGKTSIARSIADAMGRKYVRVSLGGARDEADIRGHRRTYVGAMAGRIIEGLKRAGTKNPVFLLDEIDKLGVSFQGDPSAALMEVLDPAQNEAFVDHYLGVPFDLSEVLFIATANVFEQIPGPLRDRMEAIEFRGYTEAEKLEIARRFLLPRQKRRNGLLPEQVEVDEGAIRAIITRYTREAGVRQLERELGSVCRKSARKIATGSSEATVDADDLRELLGRPKVHAAEKMEEDAVGVATGMFYTPVGGDIMLVETRVLKGKEGLVLTGQLGDVMKESAQAALTFARSHANGLDLTEERLRDHEIHIHVPAGAIPKEGPSAGIAMAVALVSALGDHPVRHDVAMTGEITLSGRVLPIGGVKEKVLGAARAGINEIILPAINEGDLEDLPDHVCEQLEFHLVETLDEALAAALANGSLEGGALAFAE
- a CDS encoding ATP-dependent 6-phosphofructokinase, yielding MDERKTVTGDDDAGTTAPRAGGAGEIRKIAINTGGGDAPGLNAVIRAIVLSARRRGWSVVGIENGYGGLLPDDPGRVIPLGADEVRGITHRGGTILGTTNRSDPFAWPVRLPDGSIEAQDRSGEIIESLREHGIDALIAIGGDGSLDLAHRLSKRGLPVVGVPKTIDNDLCGTSLTFGFLTAVATATDAIGKLHSTAESHRRVMVVEVMGRDAGWIALYSGLAGSADVILIPEIPFDIERVCDKIREREAAGREFSIVCVAEGAKPAGGEMVTKTVHGGGDDQERLGGLGDLVAREIARRTGKETRSLTLGHLQRGGQPTSYDRVISLRFGAAAVRCVARGRFGTMVALDPPHVRAIPLGEALANLKLVPVDGDIVMTAQAIGVSLGD